The following proteins are encoded in a genomic region of Chryseobacterium cucumeris:
- a CDS encoding ClbS/DfsB family four-helix bundle protein, translating to MQGYKDKTELIEELKKRYLLYDQEFNDIKEEEKDLRQPGVDKTPSQNISYQLGWTHLLLQWESDESKGIEVKTPTPEYKWNNLGGLYQSFYNQYGSHTLQEQRELLRNQVDEIINWIESLDDDILFIPGKRKWATTPAQWPVWKWIHINTVAPFKNFRTQLRKWKK from the coding sequence ATGCAGGGTTATAAAGATAAAACAGAACTCATTGAAGAGCTAAAGAAAAGATATCTGCTCTATGATCAGGAATTTAATGATATAAAAGAAGAGGAAAAAGATCTTCGGCAGCCGGGAGTTGATAAAACTCCATCACAAAATATTTCCTATCAATTGGGTTGGACTCACCTGCTTTTACAGTGGGAATCTGATGAAAGCAAAGGAATTGAAGTAAAAACTCCCACTCCTGAATACAAATGGAATAACCTGGGAGGATTGTACCAGTCTTTTTATAATCAATATGGTTCTCATACTTTACAAGAACAAAGAGAACTGCTTCGAAATCAGGTGGATGAAATTATCAACTGGATAGAAAGCCTTGATGATGATATACTATTTATTCCTGGCAAAAGAAAATGGGCAACAACACCCGCCCAGTGGCCGGTTTGGAAATGGATCCATATCAATACCGTAGCTCCCTTTAAAAACTTCAGGACACAGCTTAGGAAATG